ttacactcatgaaacttggcaaaaagtttgctttttggataagaaccaaggacaaaaaaagtctataaaaaaaatttgggtcgaagggtgttttttcgcggacaagagagagactgaaaaaaattgttagtcgaatatcatcatatgacacatgttttcaaagcattttttgatgctgaatctaatgacgtaaaaataaagtcaatacgattgctctaagaaaagttattgccgattaaaaacaagggtgcttgttttttgacctcaacaagtaaaatataaccgaaacccatgtgaaaaacatgttgcactgatgaaattcgggatgaaggtttaagataaagcagggacaaagaattcataaagttcttaaaaatattttttgtgaaagggtgtttttttgataggttaagttgtgtgtgagaaaggtatcataacagctaacttatattttattaatttttaaaacttggtgaaacaGTTTtagttggtataagaattaagaatctataaaaagtaaaaaaatatcttgagtgaaagggtgttttttttcaagaaatgattaaattcggaattagtaccacaaaaactgggaaaaaattgttacaccaatgaaaattggtaaaaatgttttatttataacagaaaccaagaactcaaaaagtctatacaaatattttaggttagagggtgttttttttttgggaaaatagggAAAATCAATGATATGAGAGGAACCCTCatgaaattcaataaatatgttctctttctcatggggattacgaataaaagaaatctataaatttttttcatgtgaaaaggtgtttttttaggtgtagagaaaatatgggtatttttcaaaaagtgtttaatactagagtaatattagtggtacaaCATCGAAATGTGAAATATGAAATatgcgactctccagaggggttttggaattaacttttttggaattaaaataacggtacttatcatataccaatttcagtaaagttgaaattgctcaaaaacggctctaacgattttgtttaaaaaattcaactaGAAGTTTTAAGACATGGtctaatgaaaaaatgtatttttgaaaatcattattaacggtacttccaatagaaccgttttttttttttaatccgatttgctccgaaactgcttattcgatttcaaatatcattattaacggtacttccaatagaaccgttttttttttttaatccgatttgctccgaaactgcttattcgatttcaacgaaactttttgtgaaaaagcatttatataattttaatataagccaaaaataaaatttcgaaaaaaataatttttggatttttaaaaaattttgaaaatttttttttgaaaaatcaaattttcgaaaacgggacattgaatttttttaaaattttgtttttagatgttgattagtgacttctacaaaatggcataccaattttattttaaaactttttttccaaaaaattatttatgaaaaaatagttttttaaaaaaaggctctaacgattttgaaaattttttttctaaaaatgcatcttaatatatcaatcaaaactgcatacttgttttggaggacaatttgatttcagattttgttttattttttttttacgaatttggttttttttttatttcatttatttttcccaaatttatatataaaaagtcttaaaaatttaagcaacttgaactctaggagcaagttcgtgcgacccagtcatgcattttattatttgatatatatttatttcattttagatTGTTAAGAGTTAATGTGATTTACATTGTGTATTGGGATTTTAAGGAGCCTGCATTGCAGTAAATTTGTTAATAAAACAAGCTCaggtaaaaatatatattatatatattctAAAGCTAAGTACGTGATCTTGTGCTTGTATCAACTTTCAAGATAGGTAATCATATAGGTCAAATCAAAATTTACTGCCCATCATAGAACAATTCATCGAAATGAATTTGTTCTAATAAAACCTTAAGATGACTCTTATAATGGACCTGCTATGAtgtgggtaattccatgaaaaagtagacaagaattttgaacaaattgtgcagacttttttactttttccaatagtaaattactatttacaaacggcaactctgCAAGTTGCAAGATGGCtagaaattaaattaagaaaGCATAAATAATCTAAGagcatttttaaagcataagcttggcaactacagaagaatttcacatgattgtgacggaaaaacaagctcACAGAAAACAAGATGAATCTAAAAATGACAATATCCCTTCATGATTGCTAAAATgaattaacatttaagcaagcttcgttacacaatattcgattttaaaaatactttagtcAAAATGCATCTATTCTTTACTATTgcaaccacaaatcgcaggtaacatgagttaccaaaataaagaaaaatgttttactaaactatgaaagtaatagttattcATGGGcagtatttttgtattaatttatattaaaattgacaaaaaaatgtCTCGAAactgacaagatatttttgaatccggttttctatttttgtttaaaaataaataagagaatcgaattttaaaaactaaattagttcTTAAATGCATAAAatgttgaagaaaattttttcaattttttttcaaaattttaatttttaaaattaatttttcaaaaactatgccaTAGAatggttttgtttaatttttgtaaaagactagagttttggctttacaaaaaggtatcgcacgttattgtaggtgtaaccgttgatttttaatatttttttttccaaattaagtcaatttttttttgtaattgtccCTCCCTGCTAAACGAAGATAaatagaccccccccccccctcccaaacgatttttttcttgtctcaattcaacctacacgctctagctttttgtcACATTAATCCTTAATCACCCTGAATTTATTGCTAACAGTAGATTCATAGCTTGGATATCGATGTTGTATGGTGGGACTCTTTACCTCCCCAATAAACTGTTCAATTCATAAATATTATAGtaaaagaatacaaataaataatgttcaagacgtatttaaattattcttaatTTATCATTAGGTAGGTATAATATACGTGATTAGTTTCcatctttcaaaatttataatttaaagtaATATGAACTTtgttgactattttttttttctccagccATTTCATTCCAATTGATATTCCTTGCGctgaattttctataaaaacagCAGCAAAACCAACAAACATGGTTAATTTGCCATTAACCGTCTTGGAGTAAAGTGGCCTGAAAGACTTTGAATAGTCCCATCCATAGAAATATAACAACAATTACTAACCCCTcgcttataaattaaaaaaaaaaaaagaaaacaatttttcaacaatttttgatCAACATTTATTAATCTTCACACAAAAACACACCACAGTCTACAGTcccatttattttgttttgtctaTTTTACTCAGTCGTCCAATTTAGGCAAATGGTCGCCTTCCGGTTGGTAACCATTCTCATCGGCTTTATAGGTTAGTTTATAAACCTGTCCATTAGCCGCAACCCAACTAACAGATCCCTCAACCGAAATCGATTCTTCGTCGGTGCCGATATTCTTCAAAATGGCGGTTTCCTTCCGTGATGTTCCATCGCTGGTAAGAAAACTAAACACACACAAACCACAATAATTTATAGGTAGTATTCAAAATGCAAATCAAAACTAAATCTATAATCTACGCATAATATTTGGAAAACAACACTCACGAGAACTTGTATCCATCCACACCGATGTTGTCATTGTCATATTCATTGATCACCGCACTCTTTGAATCGTCAATAGGTGCTGCGGTGACAGAAACTGTCACTGCTAGCAAAGCGATCAGACAAACAGCAGCTGTGAATTTCATGACAGTATATAGGTTCAGTGGATATGGTTGTGGAGCTGGGAGCGGGTGTGCTCAATGGAGGAGATCACGTCTAGAAATAAGACCCCACCTGGTCCTGGTAGTCTAAATATATAGAAAGAcggttgttttcttttgacgTTCCACCCACTTGAATTGTGCTTGCGACAGCTATAGCCTACCAGTTAGATACGCCAAGTTTGTCTGACTAGATCAGTCGACTCGAATGGAGTTCTTGAAAAAATACAATCTGCAACAAAATAATTCTAATCATGAAGGGAAttcctgtttttttatttttatttttttgtggcttgataaaaatttttgtcaaatgtaAATACGGGTAGTATTGCCACCGGACGACTTTGGGAACAAagtcataaacaaaatttttggatctaaataatttatttttattttttgatttttattgatCGAAGTCAATTTGACGACCTTAAatggataagttttttttttttttttgtttttgataactgtaaaaataaatatttaatcgGTACAAGATTTAATTAAAACGAACCAGTTCGAGGCGTTCGTTGCTCGTGTTATTAAAATACGAACAAGTTGTTTTTATCACTTAAGAAATTCTTTAGAGAGTGCTCGTTGACAGCAGATATTTACCTTTCCGGTCTGACATTGGTAttcataaatttataaaaaaaaaaaaaaaataatgaaaaatatatgtatcaTTTATTTGTAGGGGAGACATAGGTAGGttaaattggaatcgtttagaaCCATTTGAATCTTATCTCTGCAAGTTATTCTTACTAGCTTTCTGAGCGAGGCTGAGATAAATATATTCCAAATGAAAGTAAAGGAATGTTTATAGTGGAAACAGCTGCTATGATTGAAATTTAGCGCCACAGTCGCATTACAAGATtgtgttttcgaaaaaaaaatccctaaaagaagcaaaaccatattaaaaaatggctatttaaattttattgagtttgtatctttttatattttgtttttgttatattttaaaactGGCGATGAAGAAGAATTAAATTTGATTCAATTATTGGGTGTAGTAGCACGTAAGCCAAAgttgtaattcacattattttcaCGTTGAGTTTCCCACGTTCActctggcgtatacgtgctctgttttgtatttatttattggattttttttccaaaccataTGATACATTAAtataaagtattttaaaatgctGAATGGATACGACAACTCTACACAAATTTATAATCCTTGTTATGAAacgatgaatattttttgagcaGGAGAGTGCGGGATTAGAAGTAgcagctaaaaaaataatgttcctcttaaaattaagaatagtgtgaaaaaaaagtgttcatTTTTTCTATAGTTTTCGGTCTATCTTCTTCAGTTGCACATTAGATGATAGGAGGAAGTTCTTAAAGTGGtgcaaaatttctttctttttgagTCCTTCTGTTTCGGCAGAATCATGCTGTAGTAGGCTTAACCCCATATATGTATAACACTCCTAAAATAGAAATTGTAAAATTATAGAGCTACTCGTCaaacgaacaaaaataaaatgcacgactgggtcgcacgaacttgctcttacagttaaagttgcttaaatttttaagactttttatatagaaatttggaaaaaaaaataaatatcgttttaaaaaaaaataaaataaaatctgaaatcaaattgccctccaaagtaagtatgcagttttgattgatatattaagatgcatttttagaaaaaaaattttcaaaatcgttatagcctttttttaaaaaactaattttttataaataattttttggaaaaaaagtttcaatataaaattggtatgccattttgtggaaattattaatcaacatcttacaacaaaatttgaaaaaaattcaatgtcccgttttcgaaaatttgctttttcaaaaaaaaaatttggaaatttaattcttggttcatatttaaattatataaatgcttcttcacaaaaagtttcgttgaaatggaataagcagtttcggagataatcggatttgaaaaaaatggttctatggcaggtaccgttaataatgattttcaaacaaaaattttttcattagaattaattaaattttgtttttttatttgctaatAGAAACACTAAGGTATAAAAATATactcaaaaagaaataatttcctTGGAATatttaatcttttaaaaattcaaaaaagaataTGTACTATGTAGAATAAATTTTActatgtagttttatttttaatttgattaaaatttgattaaaaaagtattaaaaacaaaaagcaaatatacattttcaaatttgaaagcatctctttggttttaatttgccatgccatttaatttcttttataaaatgattttttagaaatcaaaaaagaaatattaattgtAAAGTGAAAACAACGTCTcaataaaaaaaggatttttcttATTGCTGTCTAATAATTATTACTtcagaaaagaataaaaaaaaattctccaacgcaacggttcaattttttttccttttaatgcatccaattaaaataaatcatgtTGAGTactatatttcatttaaaaagttgttATTTTTGTGTAGAACGAATTTAACTTGTGTTAGATTAAAGGACagatatattaaaaagaaaacctagatctgatatttttattttatttactactTTATGATAAACTACTTTGAAAGtatttcaaaagtttaaaattactaaaacaaaaatgaaacagtttaaatttaaaaccaaaaactatTAAGACTCTCGactcattttacaaaaataaacaaaatataagaaTACTTTTCTCGCCACTTAGTACGTTTAGTATGGCTTGTTGAACATAGTAATTTGCATAcctatttgtaattttttaatttacttccaACTGGATttagggtaatttttttttttttgaggaccTTCAGCCATTCAAAAAATTCTTCCTTTGTCATTTTTCAACAACGATACGGCCtagatttgaaaacaaaactttataaatatttttctcaatcaattttcaaccgattttcTTCATAAATACTTTGAATAGTCCATTTCCATTTTTCATCCGAAAATCTTTGTTTATCAAAAGATTTACTATATAGCTTGTGTCTAGATATAGAGTCTCACACGCCACACAGTGCGGCACTCTTTggacaaaaagaagaaaaaatatgtgCGATTTTTACAAAAGTAACGGTTACATCATATAGTCTAATAAACCAAACCattgtaaaacaaaacttttttctcattgggCAGAATAGTTTTTCGGCAAAGTCTGTTGCAACTATGCATTggcaacaagaaaaaatttattttagtcaGTCTGGTTTGGTAAGTCCGAACgattatttttcttaacaagTACGTCTAACagttaaacagttttttttgggTTATCAAGAAGGTATaatgttttattatataaaacattttggAAATCAATTGgaggtttttaaaatttttttttaaatttttaaaataaccatttaaattgcttttttttggaaaagttcaGAAGCTTTGAATAGACGTTTAAAATTAGCGGCTCAAAATATCCTGTAATTTGTACAGAAACGCATACActatattattaaattaaaaaagttcggCCAACAAGACtgttaataaattaatgaaaaaaaatgaaaaagtcaataaaacgCCTTATAGTcttgtttgattttaaattttgtattgatgACGCGTTTCGGCTAAACAGCCATCCTCGTATCACAATCGactttgatttcaaaataataaaataataaacaaaaatgttataggTACAcaagtttaacaaaaaacttatatgtacattttatgatacttaggaaaacctgcaccaggaaaaatcttatttttttattaagtcttaaaatgttaagaaaaaaatgtttttttgttgtttgagataatttttatttaaagtgcagttacaaaaaatatttaaagtcccTTCCTTGATTTGGTAAAAGTTATGTCAAAACATTGCATTTATAAGTTGCCATGAGAGTtttcaaattctgagagccttaTTTATAACTACTCTTTGAACATAATACTTCAGGGTAAAAGCATAGACTATATAACCACACGAGTTTTGCGGTAAATATGCAGCATTATGTTATTCTATATTGCAAAAACTTGAGTcagtataaatttttaaagatattcaaTAAAGCAAGGAACATGATTTTTTTGCGGCATCCCTTGGACAAAAGTAGCGGCCTTTTTGCTATAGTAATtaaaccaaaaaagaaaaaaacactgttttagCAATGAACCAAACAGTATTGGCACAAAATCAACTGCAACTGCATAAGCCAAACAAAAGGAAAATAATAACTTAGGTTATCCCTCATCAGAGAAGAATTtccgtattttaaaaatatttatgaaatcaaaatttgtgttttatcttAAGAAATTCTATGCTAAgctaattttgtacaaataaataGTGAAATGTACctataaattgaagaaaatgaaaaaatttttgtccaaattttcttcaaaaggccGCAATGTGCGCCATCCCTAACGTCTAAATATAGTATTTGACACccctaaataaaaatttgtttttttaaggtattttttcattaatttttttagtgtaGGTACCTTAGTTCTCTATGTAAACCCCAAACCTTTAAAGTCTGCCATTGTTTGGAGACAGTTGACCACTGACATCATGCCTTAATCTAAATATTTATAGTATCCCTTTGAATCACGCTCTGAACGCATGAATTCACCCTATTAACACACAAATCACAAATTCTTATTCTAATAAACTTGTATCCGCACGCAAATTTCTAATTAAATATCATAACTTTaatccaaaataattaaaatctaGTAAGACTGgttttcacttttaaatttgttatttatctacatttttgtgtgaataaatagaatacgaatataaatacaaaaatagcatTTAAATTTTATGCAAATGAACATAAGAAATCAAAATCTTAGTTCTGTAATATCTATAAATTGAAGATTctttatttacataaataaatacaaatttgattttactttttatagctCATGTTtattaaaataccaaaaatagatgaataaaagtaaaaacaaaaacatagtCAAGAATATTTTAACATGTTTTAGTTATCTTTCAAGTTGTTttcttatcgaaaaaaaaacttgctactTCAAGAtttattgaaagaaaattttaatttagattttCGTATGCATTATGTAAAATTATTCTTCACGGttaagttttatttgaacaaagataaataaaataacctttCAAGGTTAATATCTGGTCAATGACACTTAGTTTGGATTTAAGACTTAGAACGATTGAAAGATTAAGGATATGTATAATTTGTTCACATGTCGTTTTCGTTTGAGAAATTTGGTAAATAAATTTGGATGCTTAATATAGTCAAGGTAGTAAGTATTGGCGCCTGGATGACAAACAAAGTGATTTTATCTAGACATTATAGTTATGTTTTTAGAATAGTAAAGTAATCTATTAACTTAATTAATGCGACCTGGTTTCATCTACCCTAGCCAGATTAgaattaaagttgttttttttttctgaaatcttTGTTAGCATTTTAAAGTGAATTAATCATTATacacattatttattttaaaaattaattattttaaaaattaaagcaaaccACAAACTGAATGCTTTTATACCAACAGATACTATTCgatcatgaaattttttttgagaaattgggGCAAAAATGGCCCGTAGATGTGCAACAATAGGCTTGTTCATAAATAAAGTAATTTAATTAATGATACTTTTTATTACTAcactaaataataataataataatattaattataattttatattgccTTCACATAACAGTGGTCAGTGAACAgtggtccaaaaaattttttttagatttttcggcTGGCCACCCTACAAAACTTGTTCCACTTATCTATAACATTAACGTTGTGAAATCAAATCATGGTTCAATGTTTCGGATTTGTACgtaatcttaattttttgttcagttttttttttttgaaaagtaaatgttttgtttcaattttccttgtcttataaaatatttttttcgaaaaaaattttaacaaattaattatcatttatataagaaaaaatttcaaataaaaactactCAACAAACAGTCGTGTGTTCTGTTGATGAAATTTACCTAAAAGTGGCACGAGGAATTATTATTTCGATGTTATTTTTTCAGAACAAGCAcaacaagaaatttttaactt
This DNA window, taken from Episyrphus balteatus chromosome 2, idEpiBalt1.1, whole genome shotgun sequence, encodes the following:
- the LOC129912413 gene encoding endocuticle structural protein SgAbd-6-like, whose translation is MKFTAAVCLIALLAVTVSVTAAPIDDSKSAVINEYDNDNIGVDGYKFSFLTSDGTSRKETAILKNIGTDEESISVEGSVSWVAANGQVYKLTYKADENGYQPEGDHLPKLDD